ACGCCGCTTCGTCGAAGGTGCCGCCCGGACCGACGAGCTTCTTCACCGCGCACGCGGTCTTCTCCGAGGAAGAGGGCGAGATCTGGCTGCACACCCACGGGCTGCGGCGCCTGGGCTGTGTGGAGCTGGAGATCCTCGGCGTGAACCGCGAGGAGGCCCAGGAGCTTCACCAGCTGCTGAACACGGTGGCCTCGGCCTTCATCGACAAGGGCGTCCCGCCGGCTGGCGAGCCCTTCCCCGCGGGTCGGAAGATGCCCCTGCTCTGGCTGCCGTGGGAGGAGGCGCTGAAGCACGTGCAGCCGAAGCTCGGCGGGCTCGAGGATCACGACGAGATCCACGGCGGCGCCACGGGGGTGCTGCTCGCGCCGGGCGACGACGGCCCGGAGACGCCGCGGCGCTACGTCGAGGCGCTGCGCGACAACCCGCTGCTCTACATCTCCACCGCGGAGACGCTGCGCATGGCGGCACAGGCCCGGGAGCGGCTCCCGCAGTTCGCCGAGCTGGTCGCCAAGTACGTCGCCGAGCCCAAGTGGAAGTTCCTGATGAAGCTGGGCTACCCCATCGATGACGCCGAGAAGGAAGACGATCGGGAGCACCTGTGGTTCGAGGTGCACGGGCTCGCCCATGGCCAGGTGGACGCGACGCTCCTGAACGAGCCCTACGGCATCGCCCGGATGAAAGAGGGCGACCGGGGCTCACATTCCTTGTCGCTGCTCACCGACTGGACCGTCTTCTGCCCGCGCGGTCGGTACTCGCCGGAGACGGTGCTCGCGCTCTTGCGCGGCCTGGCCAGGCCGGCGGGTAACGCGGGCTTGAACTGAGTCCGGCTGGCCGCGTCGACACGTGTCCGCGCGCCCGCGCCCGCGCGCCCGCGCGCGCGAGGCCACTCTCGTAGAACCGCTCCAAACCCCACTTCTGACCCGCTCTGGAGCACTTTCGCAAGAACGTGATCCACGCACGTTCGCGCGAGAGAGTGCGGGCGTGCTCCGTGCAATCGCGGCTCTCCGAACCCTCTGGAGCGCCCATGGAAAACGAATCGCCCTCGAAGCCGCCGTCGGAAGTCGCCACCCAACCGAAGCGCATGCAGCGCATTCAGGCCATCGCCTCGAAGCTCGCGCGCGGAACGTCGGCGCTGGCGAATCGAATCGGGTGGCGAAAGGTGGCCGTCGTCGGCGCGATGGGATCCATGGCTGCCGGGCTGGCGATGCATCCGCCGATCGGCACCGTCGAGCCGGGCGAGATCGGCATCCGCATCAACCGCCTCACGGGCACCACGACGGAGCTCCCCGAAGGCTGGGCGCTGAGCATCCCCGGCGTGCACCGCATCCGGCATTTTCCGCTGCGCGACCGCGTCTACCGGCCGACCCGAAGCGCGAGCGCGAGCGGCGAGGCGCCGTTCCAATCGGTCGAGGGCCTGAGCCTCGGCGTCGAGGTGACGGTGCGCTACGCCATGGACGCCGAGCGGCTGGCGGTGGTGAGCCGCGGCCTGCCCGAGGATGTCGATGGCGAGCTCATCCAGCCCTCGGTCGACGGCGTGCTGCACCGCGTGTTCGCCACCCACACCGTGCGCGAGATCTTCTCCACGCAGCGCGCGCAGATCCAGACCGAGCTCGAGACCGAGCTGAGGCCGCTGCTGGCCCAGGACGGCGTGCGGCTGCGGAGCGTGATGCTGGGCAACGTCGACCTGCCGCCGAGCTATCGCGCGGGCCTGGAGGCGCTGCTCGCCGAGGAGCTCTCGAGCGAGAAGATGCGCTACACGCTCGAGCTCAAGGACAAGCAGGTGAAGCAGACCGAGCTCGAGGCCGAGGCCGACAAAGTGCGGCGCGAGAAGGCTGCCGAGGCCGCGGGCCAGGAGGAGATCATCGCCGCCAAGGCCAAGGAGGAGGCCATGGCGCACGTGCTGCCCTTCAAGGAGAAGGAAGTGCAGCAGCGCAAGCTCGAGGCCGACGCGAGCAAGATCGCGCGCATCGAGCAGGCCGAGGCCGAGGCCGAGGCGCGGCGCATCGAGAGCCAGGGCGAGGCCGACTCGCGCAAGAAGCTCGCGGAGGCCGAGGCGTATCGCACCGAGGTCGAGGGCAAGGCGCAGGCCGAGCAGATGTCGCGCGAGGGCCGGCTGCTCTCGGAGAACCCCCTGCTCATCCAGAAGACGCTCGCCGACAAGCTCAGCGACAAGATCAGCGTGATCATTGCGCCGCCGAACACGGGCGGCTTCGTGGCGGCGAACGTGCTCGGCGCGCCGGCGCAGGCGATTGCGTCGAAGCCGAGCGTGCCCGCAGAAGCCACCGCGTCGGCAGCGTCGGAGGACCCGTGA
This DNA window, taken from Deltaproteobacteria bacterium, encodes the following:
- a CDS encoding prohibitin family protein; the protein is MQRIQAIASKLARGTSALANRIGWRKVAVVGAMGSMAAGLAMHPPIGTVEPGEIGIRINRLTGTTTELPEGWALSIPGVHRIRHFPLRDRVYRPTRSASASGEAPFQSVEGLSLGVEVTVRYAMDAERLAVVSRGLPEDVDGELIQPSVDGVLHRVFATHTVREIFSTQRAQIQTELETELRPLLAQDGVRLRSVMLGNVDLPPSYRAGLEALLAEELSSEKMRYTLELKDKQVKQTELEAEADKVRREKAAEAAGQEEIIAAKAKEEAMAHVLPFKEKEVQQRKLEADASKIARIEQAEAEAEARRIESQGEADSRKKLAEAEAYRTEVEGKAQAEQMSREGRLLSENPLLIQKTLADKLSDKISVIIAPPNTGGFVAANVLGAPAQAIASKPSVPAEATASAASEDP
- a CDS encoding DUF4026 domain-containing protein yields the protein MGGQQVRIPQEPSTLVAPLPGDEGEPSLEALAQNLRRAGLAAELDPKPDGKSARVRFEGRSFEVRVAPSSDPGEIHMEYSRLTRDVVEAVRMSRWSVGVRTTVGDAPLESLHGQLRVLSALAPRAVAMLDLNACAPKSGDWLRDAASSKVPPGPTSFFTAHAVFSEEEGEIWLHTHGLRRLGCVELEILGVNREEAQELHQLLNTVASAFIDKGVPPAGEPFPAGRKMPLLWLPWEEALKHVQPKLGGLEDHDEIHGGATGVLLAPGDDGPETPRRYVEALRDNPLLYISTAETLRMAAQARERLPQFAELVAKYVAEPKWKFLMKLGYPIDDAEKEDDREHLWFEVHGLAHGQVDATLLNEPYGIARMKEGDRGSHSLSLLTDWTVFCPRGRYSPETVLALLRGLARPAGNAGLN